The nucleotide window CGAAATTGAGTtttagaagaaagaaaaatgggtCAAATATTGTCGAATCCTGTTATCGATAAGGAGCATCACTCCGGAGAAGATGCGTTAACTGCATTCGGATGCTGTGCTATGCAAGGATGGCGTATGTCTATGGAGGATTCGCATATCGTTCAGCCGAACGTGTTGTCCAAATCAGAAAAGGACCATGTTGCATTGTACTCAATATTCGATGGGCATGGCGGTTCCAGTGTAGCTCAATTTTGTGGAGAGAAAATCCTTTCAATCTTGTTGAGGCAGGAAATGTTTAAAAAGGGTAATTTGGCTCAAGCAATGATTGATACGTATTTGAGTGCTGATGTGGATCTGCTGAATGACCCTGTGCTAAAAAATGACTATAGTGGCTGCACTGCTACTTCAGTGGTGATCTCGAAGAAGCAGAATTTGATTGTGTGTGCCAACTCCGGTGACAGTAGAACCGTTTTATCTACGGGAGGAATTGCAAAGGCACTTTCTTACGATCATAAACCAACATTGCCAAGTGAAAAATCACGTATTGTTGCTGCGAAGGGTTTTGTAGAGATGGATCGTGTGAACGGTAACTTAGCACTTTCACGTGCCATCggagattttgaatttaaatCTAATAACGAGTTACCACCGCATGAGCAAATAGTTACCGCTGTACCTGATATCATCGAGCATTCTTTGAATTACGATAAAGATGAATTCATTATCCTTGCTTGTGATGGTATATGGGATTGTTTATCTTCTCAAGAATGCGTAGATTTAGTTCATTACGGTATTACCAAGGGTAATATGAGTTTACGGGATATTTCTTCACGTATGATTGATGTGTGCTGTTCTCCAACTACTGAAGGAACAGGAATAGGCTGTGATAATATGAGTATTTCAATTGTAGCGTTGTTGAAAGAGGGTGAAAGTCTTCAAGAATGGTTCTCGCGTATAAGATCGAAAAATTATGACATCaagatttcatttgaaCAAAGGAGAAGACAAATTTTCAGCTATTACcaattttccaaagattcCGATGTATTTGATGTCACAACAAAACGTCCACAAGATAGATTTTCTCAGGACACGTCAGTTCAGAATTTGAGGGCTAACAATAACCAAGGTGATGATAGTATGGATATAGACGACACTGATGCAGATTCAGATGCAAATCCGAACTCTCACGGCAATACGAACACCAACGTTACCACAAAGTCAGCCTCAAGCTCTAATAACGAAGAAAGACGCAGTGGTCAAATGCAAGGTGGCTCAAATGGTCCAgttgatcttttttctttagaaGCCCTATTAGGAGCAGGTGGTATTCAAATAAGTCAAGGGCCAAACAATGTATCGTATATTCATGGTTCTGCATTGTCTGAAATGTTAGCCTCATTAAGTAATGCAGCAGCTGGCGAAATGGTGcctgaagaagatgatgacgaggaacaagaaaaggaaagcGATAAGAACAAAGTTGAGAGTGATcgcaaaattgaagaagttgaagattgaTCGTGCAGATCAATCTTTATTTTCACGTGCATGAAAATTTAAGAATATTTGTAATGTTAATATTtgttatttctttctcCTGTATCtgttttttatatataaatgTATACTATTGCTTCGGAACACAATTATCTATTTTGCTGTTTTACGTTTCAGTGTATGAAGATTATAAAGACTGAACTTTATTACTCTACCTAATATAAAACGCTACCTCTTGATTGCCAAATCAACCTAATTTCGAATATACACCTGCCATGCTATATTCACAATCTTTACAAATACTCGACTTTATTCAAACATTTCCCTAAGCCAAATACTTGCTGTGCTTGGTTAGTATTCTGATTGTTCAAAATCACATGTTGGAGTCACCCATACTGAATAATACGAAAGCTCTGCGGAGCAAAGACTTTTCTATTGTGACAATTAGGCCAAGAAACTCGTTCAGAGACGTCAAGATCCTACAACTATAGTATGGTACACAAATGTAACATTAGTTGATCTTGTTTTACAACCCTGCGTCTGGTTGCAGTTGAATCAAGCCGGAGAGTTCCCGCATAAAAACTTAACTGATCATCTGTTACTGCCGGTACAATTGGCTCAACACCTTGTTTTCACCCCGCATTACAAGTTCAGATTCAgttattcaaatcaaaaagataaaatcCATTGTTTCCCTGTTTTGGACCGTAAGAGGACCAGATGAGACAAACTCATACACTTGGCAACAAGACTATGGGATTCGAAGACAGCAAAGAATTCTGCTATCTTGCTTCCAAATTTTAGTAAACCTGGCTGCATAGCATCATTTACTTTGCCTGAAAACATCCGCAGTGTTGTTTACGTCTATCAACACAGGTCATTATTGAAACTATTAAAACCTCTGATGGTCCATAGATACGTTTAGATCTCTCCCAAGTCACCAACCGAGATATAAATTTAATTTTCGTTCCCTTCTCCTTTACAGCATTTGGAACACATAATTAAGGCGATTTAACTCGTTTTCCCTGTTCTGTAAGCAGTCTCGTGGCAGCCTGCCCAGGTAGAGTCTCGATTTTATCAGACTGGTCACTTTCATTACAACAACCCTTGAAGGGTTCTTGACTAAACATAGCACAAGCAGTCACCTAGGCGACAAGACCACTGCTCTAAGCGACTACTGATTGACTGCGGGAGGATATTTTAACCTGTTACTCTGCCTTGAACGAATAGCAACAGTGCAGATTCAAATAGCCTCAACGGctaattttttccagctaTTCAGATACATTCGAGTCGAAGACGGCCGTGGTGTTACTCCAAACTTGATCAACGAGTTCGTTGagatccatttttttcaaatcagcGACAACAATGGCAACTTGCTCCATGGTACAAGGCTCATTTCTCGACTTAACCATCACATTTGACCATTGATCGCTCGGTAATTTTGCTAGTTTATCTTTCTTCACCGAGTTGAAACGATTTGTATAGTCTTTAAGATGCTTGTACGACGAATGCGTCCTTCTTATGTCACACCATGGTGCATCCGTTTCCAACAACAGACGGTCTATTGGGACAGCTGATGCACATTCAAGATTTTCTGCACTTTTAAGCGAGCATCCATTGATGCCTATAAAGCTATTAGGCGAGACGTCAAGTAATCGCTGCAGCTCCTCCAGTGATCCGGTGAACGAATGTATTACAAATTTTCTCTCTGGATCAAACTTGTAGTGCACTGTTTCACCGCTTCCCGCAAGATGACTGAGTTTGAATCTGTCTTCATGATCGTGAAAACCATTTACGAATTTTCGCAAAATTGTAACGAAATCGTCACAACAGGACCTCATGTGCAGAAACAATGGTAGCCTCGGGTTACTCACAAGACAGCTTAACTTTAACTGCTCCTCGAAGAAAATCAGTTGCATTTCTTTCCCGGAGTAATGAAATCTGTCATAGTCGAGCCCTATTTCGCCGATCGCTTTGAACCGCTGGGGATCACTAGCTAGCTGCTGCTCCATCAAGCGATACAGCACAGCCAGATTTTCATGTGCATCGTCCAATTCGCAATGCATCGCTGCGTTAGCCGCCTGATCGTTCGATGGGCTGTCGATCCTTGCGTCCGCATTGACAAACTCGTTGACACAGCACGGATGTACTCCCACCGTATACCCCAGGGCCACCGCATGTTCCTTATACTCGTGACACAGCTCGATTGCCTCCCGAGACTCCGCAATCGACGAGCCCGTCAGCATAGCGCTTGCTACGTTGGCTTGCTGGGCCCGGTTCAGGACCTCCAATGTGTCGTTCTCGTGATACTGCTTTCCGTTGTACACGCCGCGGAACATGGGATCTGTGAGGTTCAGTCCAATATCGTAATAGCGCAGGCTCATCGCTGCTGCACGTCCAATTCCACCGCCAACGACACTCCCTGCCCTACTTCGCAGCATCAATTGATAATACTCTAGCACAACTTTCCAAACACTATGCCATCGAATGTCTTTTACGCCTCCCGTACCTATCTACCGCCTCCCGTACCTATCTACCACCTCCCAAAGCTGATCCAGCGTCCCATCGCAATCATCACGTGGGATTGTTGCTTACGTCTGTCTCAACTCTACGTCGTTTATCAAGCAAGAATCGGCAGTTTACGGCTAAACAAGTTGTACGATCACCACAAGCGCTGCAGTGATCAATAATGGCACACGCGGAGCTCACCGCAGAATACACAATGCGCTGCAGCCTTATTACCAGGTCAATCGCTTAACTATGCGCATACAACTACGCTCTTTGCGCAATCTGCTGTGCGTTTCCCACATATTTGTCAAGTACgtattttgttcaaagtgaaaaatttgcgTCCGATGAGAAAACATCGCGAAGAAGCCGCAGCACCGCGCGTCTCCGCCCAGCGGGTTCCTCTATCAGTGAGGCTTTTCCGCTAGAAGGAGCACAGACAGGGAAGGTTGAGCGCTGAACAGAAGGCTGGAAAAAGCTAGGCTGAGCTGGGCCGAGGGAGAGTTGCGATGGGGTGGTGCGGTAGGCAGGGCGTATGGAGAAGGCAAAACAGCTAGGGAGAACTTTTGGCTCCGTTGGGCTCGTGGGCGTAGCCAGCAGGATTGCTACCAGTAACCCTTCATAGTTTCTGGGCAAGGTGACAATGGGTGCGAAGATGTGCCGAGTCGGGGGTGGATTGTGGGAGGTGGAGTCTGGGAGTGGATCGTCGACGTGTATGTTGATGTCGATGTCGATGAGTGCGTCGACGACATTTGTTAAGCTCATCGCGTCAGTCGATGAGCTTGCTTTTCAGCAAAGTACACTTAACATATTTACAGTGTGAGAGGAGGTGAAGGAGTGTTTCGGAACCATATTCACGGCATAGCAGAGTAGAGGAGATCAAAGTAGTCCATAGTTGTTTTGTTGTTCTGATTACTGAGTTACGCTGCGCTACGTAagcttttttatttttttttgacacTACTTGATATTTGCCAGCTGTGTTCGTTCGTTTGGAAATTCCCGGGCTCCAATATAATCATCATGACGGTTTCAAAGTCTCAGGCACCCTCTTCATCCTCGTCGTCGCATCTTTCGATCCTAAGCACGCATCCGCATCCGCATCCGCATTTGCACCCGCACCAACTGAAGAACAGCGCGCTTGCTTGTGCTAGTGTCACCAAGACGACGGTGGATACGAGATCTACCATGGACGCATTCCCATCGATGTTGAAAGGAAGCGGTGGTGAGAAGTCTAGTGGCGTTTCCTCCAAGAACCCGTCATCTTGGGATCCGCAAGACGACATCCTACTGCGCCATTTGAAAGAGGTGAAAAAACTAGGTTGGAAAGACATTTCGCAATACTTTAACAACAGAACTCCGAACGCATGCCAGTTCAGATGGAGAAGGCTAAAGTCGGGAAATCTAAAGTCCAACAAGACAGCTCACATAGACGTGAGCGATTTCCCCAGCGGAAACAAACTTAAGAAGGAAAGCTCATCTGAGACTCAGATCGATATCCAAGGTGAGAAAAATGTCAATTCTCCACACTACGCTTCTGGTGTCTCGGGGAAGTCTTCGCTGGCCATACCTATACCGAATCTGAGTGCGAATGGTAGCAACGTATCAAAAGGTGTAGAGTTCAAACCGCAGGTACAATCACAGCTGCAACCGTTGACGCAATCACAGTCACAACCCCAGTCTCAGTCGCTTAGCGGCAACGGCTCTTCCAATTTCTCACATTCGTATTCCAAATCTCCTTATGTGAACATCCACTCAACATCAAATCCACCGGCGGATCTCCCAAATGGTTCGGCATTAACAGATAGCAATGGAGCGGgctccaaattttttaaagctAGGTCAAATTCtcactctttttcaaagcCCTTTTCATCTGCGGATGAAGAGAACATTGGATTTATACCGAAGATTATTGTAAGATCGAGAAGAAGCTCTTTTGCTCATCCGCAGGTCGTGTCACAACCTTCGTCAGTCAACAATTCGTCATCGAATTTAACCTCAGCTCTGAATACTACTTTGAACACAATCAAGTCAAGGAAAAACTCTTTTACGGTCAGATCTAGAAGATCTTCATTCAACGTTTCAAGCAACACGACTTCAAGGAGATCttctgttgttgctgctcCAAATTCGCTCTCTGGCATGCTTAGTATCAATAGCGGTTCTTCCACACCAAAAATTCCAAGAAGAGATTCGGTTGCTGTTATCAAAGAGCTTGGTAATAATCGCGCATCTACCCCGAGCTTCATTGATTTACCTGCTTCTAGTTTGCCTCCTCATTTCCATAGAAGAGCATCTAGGAGTCACTTCAAACAACGATTCACTCAACCGCCATCACAAAATGGCTCTTGCGTAAGTTGCAACCCCCAGCTTTGGTCTGCGGAGGAAGATAAACTATTGAGTGAAAACGGATCAAGAAATTTATCCTTAATGGAATTGTCGATTCTGCTGCCAAATAGGACtgagaaagaaattcaatggAGAATTGATACCCTTTCAAGTGAAAACTCTCCAAAAGCGTCTCAGGGATCCTCACATTCTCCTCTTCACTCTCCCAGAAAGTCAGTCTCTCCCGAAGAAACAGCTATTGACGAGGATAACTGTGATACTTGCGATGAAGCGGATAATGccaataatgatgatgaggatatCGATCCTTTAAATCATTCTCATTCTCACTCTCACTCACCacatttgatgaatgagTCTTCGCCATGCTCAATAATCTCGTCAACAACTAccaatgaaattgaaaacgaTCGTCATGCTTCTATAGACTCCAACCTATCAAATCATATCATAAACCATAACCACCATGACCATGAATATAACGAAAATCATAATATCAAAACATTTCGCACCCAAAGTCACCCAAACGTATATATTCCATCCCGTACTGCGACTCCTTTACCAGGTATAAACGCTATCTTAAAAGGAACTCTGTAACTTTACTACTAtcactttttcatgttccGGATCAGAGAAATTTGGAATCTCTTTGGgttgtcaaaaatatataaaagtATCAACGTCCATTACAAATACATTATgtcaaaataaaacaatcaatgaaaataatttgcggaacaaaaaacaaaaaacataTTTTGTTTACTAGTTTTACTACTAGTTGTTGTTTAAGCTGaaattatatatatttctgtATTTTAAAAAGCTCGACTGCGCAACTTACGTGTCTGTCCTGCCTGTTCTGTTCTATGTCCAGTTTCACGCAACCTTCTGCTTATTCTAGACGGTCCCTGTACTGACGATCGGGTTTGTTTGTTTGGGTActcatcctcatcctcatccACATCCTCGTCCTCGTCTTCGTCAACATTAACGtcaacatcaacatcaacatcaacatcgtcattctcattctcatcttcatcttcttctacttcatcatcatcatcatcttcttcgtcgCTTAGGTTTCGCTCTCCTTCGCTCTCCCCGCtaacttcttcttcgccAGATAGGGAAGAATAAATCTCCTGTTCTATGTACTCGCCACTTTCATCTTCTACGAGACTATCTGCAATGCCAGCATCCTCACTTTCTTCATATCCTTCCGTGCTGCAGCCTTGTTCCTGTACCAGCTCATTACATGGAGGGCCAGGGCTTGGACGAGCGTGTGCACTCAAGACATTCAGCTTCTTAAAACAAAGTTCCCAACTAACACCATCCGTAGTTCCTTTACTAGTAGATgtttttctatttttcaatttccgCCACGCTACAGTCTCCATTGGATTCGGATCCGCAAtatcatctttcaaaaaatttgtcaacatggatatactttttttaaaCATATCCTGATCTGTGCTAGTCATACCGTAGTCGTTATTACGTGCTGAGCCGGAAGTCGTTTCAATCATTGTACCCATTGCATTAACGCCGCATGATGGGCCGTATATCATGGGTTTCCATAGAAGTTTCGAAGCGTTCACGACTTGATATCCTTTCCGCGTCCATTCATTGGCAATACTTTCAATTCTCTGCCAGGAATCAATCCTGATACCGTAATTTAAATGTTTTGATGATATATCTTGAGCTTGAACAAATACTTCTAACTGCTCAAGGCCCAATACAACGTCAGTTGGAGTCATACCCGATATATTGGATAAATCTTCCAGAGATACGTTCAAGATTGAATCAGCAACGTCACAGAGCTCTTTCAATTGGACCAGTACCTGAGCGCACTTGACCTTCCAAAAACTCCTGTAAGATATCAGACCTAAATCTGACAGAGGTTTCTCAGGTGTTCCCCATTTAAATTCTCTTCTGGACAAAAGATAGGAAAAATCCATCAAGAATTGACCGTacccttttctttgatacACGGGAAGTGTTAATATACAACTAAGGTTATAATCCGACGAATTgagtttttcttttgagaaatacCCAACAAGATGAAATCTCGAGGAACCATCGTTGATATCCTCCCTCTCTGTCAATATGTAGAAAATAAAAGGTTCGACGTCATAGTATAACgtctttgaattcaaaaacaactTTGCTAATAAACAAAGGTTTTGACAATAGATTACACTCTCACGCCCATCTACTTCCCACAGAGATATTCTACCATCGCGATATATTTCGTTACCTGGTGGTCTTACCTTggtgcattttttttgatgccTATGATAAATGTACCTCGAGttcatatatttcaaacaaTATTCACATACGTAGAGAATCTTATTCCTGTTATATTCCTCTGGATACGGTGTAGTGTACCACGTTTCTATTTCATGGTCTCTTATATGAATGCATTCAATGGAATTAACTTTAGCAGTATCTGATTGACGCGGGCTAGGTCTTCTTGGCTGAAACGATTTCGTCTTCTTCCTGTTTACTCGTGTTCTGTTAAGTTGAACAGCATCCTTGCTTTCATCACTAGTGCATTCAGCAAGACGAAAATTGGCATTATAATAACTCGCAGTTGACGATCGAATGAGCagagattcaaaaaattcacgATCCCGAACAGTTGGCATCGTCTTCGCAGTCGAATAATCTTGCTTATTCTCTATGGCGCAGCGATACGGTATTGCACTATCATTATCCAGCATATTAATAAGATCGTCCGCTTCATATATGTCAAAATCACGGTGATAATGCCGATGTGAATCATCGGATTGCAGGCCACTCGAGGAACTTAGCAATCTATGGAAATTTAAAAAT belongs to Zygotorulaspora mrakii chromosome 1, complete sequence and includes:
- a CDS encoding type 2C protein phosphatase PTC2 (similar to Saccharomyces cerevisiae PTC3 (YBL056W) and PTC2 (YER089C); ancestral locus Anc_7.374), producing the protein MGQILSNPVIDKEHHSGEDALTAFGCCAMQGWRMSMEDSHIVQPNVLSKSEKDHVALYSIFDGHGGSSVAQFCGEKILSILLRQEMFKKGNLAQAMIDTYLSADVDLLNDPVLKNDYSGCTATSVVISKKQNLIVCANSGDSRTVLSTGGIAKALSYDHKPTLPSEKSRIVAAKGFVEMDRVNGNLALSRAIGDFEFKSNNELPPHEQIVTAVPDIIEHSLNYDKDEFIILACDGIWDCLSSQECVDLVHYGITKGNMSLRDISSRMIDVCCSPTTEGTGIGCDNMSISIVALLKEGESLQEWFSRIRSKNYDIKISFEQRRRQIFSYYQFSKDSDVFDVTTKRPQDRFSQDTSVQNLRANNNQGDDSMDIDDTDADSDANPNSHGNTNTNVTTKSASSSNNEERRSGQMQGGSNGPVDLFSLEALLGAGGIQISQGPNNVSYIHGSALSEMLASLSNAAAGEMVPEEDDDEEQEKESDKNKVESDRKIEEVED
- a CDS encoding 3'-5'-exodeoxyribonuclease (similar to Saccharomyces cerevisiae YBL055C; ancestral locus Anc_7.373) — protein: MLRSRAGSVVGGGIGRAAAMSLRYYDIGLNLTDPMFRGVYNGKQYHENDTLEVLNRAQQANVASAMLTGSSIAESREAIELCHEYKEHAVALGYTVGVHPCCVNEFVNADARIDSPSNDQAANAAMHCELDDAHENLAVLYRLMEQQLASDPQRFKAIGEIGLDYDRFHYSGKEMQLIFFEEQLKLSCLVSNPRLPLFLHMRSCCDDFVTILRKFVNGFHDHEDRFKLSHLAGSGETVHYKFDPERKFVIHSFTGSLEELQRLLDVSPNSFIGINGCSLKSAENLECASAVPIDRLLLETDAPWCDIRRTHSSYKHLKDYTNRFNSVKKDKLAKLPSDQWSNVMVKSRNEPCTMEQVAIVVADLKKMDLNELVDQVWSNTTAVFDSNVSE
- a CDS encoding SANT/Myb-like DNA-binding domain-containing protein (similar to Saccharomyces cerevisiae YBL054W and DOT6 (YER088C); ancestral locus Anc_7.372), whose translation is MTVSKSQAPSSSSSSHLSILSTHPHPHPHLHPHQLKNSALACASVTKTTVDTRSTMDAFPSMLKGSGGEKSSGVSSKNPSSWDPQDDILLRHLKEVKKLGWKDISQYFNNRTPNACQFRWRRLKSGNLKSNKTAHIDVSDFPSGNKLKKESSSETQIDIQGEKNVNSPHYASGVSGKSSLAIPIPNLSANGSNVSKGVEFKPQVQSQLQPLTQSQSQPQSQSLSGNGSSNFSHSYSKSPYVNIHSTSNPPADLPNGSALTDSNGAGSKFFKARSNSHSFSKPFSSADEENIGFIPKIIVRSRRSSFAHPQVVSQPSSVNNSSSNLTSALNTTLNTIKSRKNSFTVRSRRSSFNVSSNTTSRRSSVVAAPNSLSGMLSINSGSSTPKIPRRDSVAVIKELGNNRASTPSFIDLPASSLPPHFHRRASRSHFKQRFTQPPSQNGSCVSCNPQLWSAEEDKLLSENGSRNLSLMELSILLPNRTEKEIQWRIDTLSSENSPKASQGSSHSPLHSPRKSVSPEETAIDEDNCDTCDEADNANNDDEDIDPLNHSHSHSHSPHLMNESSPCSIISSTTTNEIENDRHASIDSNLSNHIINHNHHDHEYNENHNIKTFRTQSHPNVYIPSRTATPLPGINAILKGTL
- the SAS3 gene encoding histone acetyltransferase (similar to Saccharomyces cerevisiae SAS3 (YBL052C); ancestral locus Anc_7.371), whose product is MQIGRRSSRFREQSADTQSATNMPLSLGNGVKRSRGSSLLKSLEISDVVHSPYVNSVLENPQARRLRRVNKGDSKEFSPVRKDAAKVIGKLSIASGHRHTLSEERKQISTKADAIPWQFPTSLGDTNFLNQHVQFSKDQTASTDICDKYDFSRVKIRYNPVRFLNFHRLLSSSSGLQSDDSHRHYHRDFDIYEADDLINMLDNDSAIPYRCAIENKQDYSTAKTMPTVRDREFFESLLIRSSTASYYNANFRLAECTSDESKDAVQLNRTRVNRKKTKSFQPRRPSPRQSDTAKVNSIECIHIRDHEIETWYTTPYPEEYNRNKILYVCEYCLKYMNSRYIYHRHQKKCTKVRPPGNEIYRDGRISLWEVDGRESVIYCQNLCLLAKLFLNSKTLYYDVEPFIFYILTEREDINDGSSRFHLVGYFSKEKLNSSDYNLSCILTLPVYQRKGYGQFLMDFSYLLSRREFKWGTPEKPLSDLGLISYRSFWKVKCAQVLVQLKELCDVADSILNVSLEDLSNISGMTPTDVVLGLEQLEVFVQAQDISSKHLNYGIRIDSWQRIESIANEWTRKGYQVVNASKLLWKPMIYGPSCGVNAMGTMIETTSGSARNNDYGMTSTDQDMFKKSISMLTNFLKDDIADPNPMETVAWRKLKNRKTSTSKGTTDGVSWELCFKKLNVLSAHARPSPGPPCNELVQEQGCSTEGYEESEDAGIADSLVEDESGEYIEQEIYSSLSGEEEVSGESEGERNLSDEEDDDDDEVEEDEDENENDDVDVDVDVDVNVDEDEDEDVDEDEDEYPNKQTRSSVQGPSRISRRLRETGHRTEQAGQTRKLRSRAF